In Primulina huaijiensis isolate GDHJ02 unplaced genomic scaffold, ASM1229523v2 scaffold6387, whole genome shotgun sequence, the genomic stretch GTACGAGAGTGTTGTACcagattttttgaaatatttattgcaCTAGAATTGTCACAGTACATTACTAAGGGTTCACTCTTAAGTCCGTAGTCTTCTATCATTTGTTTCATCCACAAAAGTTGAGTGCAACCACTTCCagctgccacatattcagattcGGCAGTCGAAAGTGAAACACAATTCTGTTTTCTACTATGCCATGATATCAGGTTATTTCCAAGATAAAAACAGACTCCAGTGGTACTTTTTCTATCATCCAAATCTCCTGCCCAGTCAGCATCTGAGAATCCTACTAAGTTCGAGTTGGTGTCATGAGTATACCATAATCCTAAGTCAATTGTTCCGGCTATGTATCGTAGAATACGTTTTATGGCTTTTAAATGAGAAATCTTAGGATTAGATTGGTATCTAGCACATAAGCAAACAGTGAACATTAAATCTGGGCGGCTAGCAGTCAAGTACATGAGACTTCCTATGATGCTGCGATAAAGGGTGTTGTCAACATCTTCGGCCGCACCATCTTtagataatttt encodes the following:
- the LOC140970530 gene encoding secreted RxLR effector protein 161-like: MGSNEKLSKDGAAEDVDNTLYRSIIGSLMYLTASRPDLMFTVCLCARYQSNPKISHLKAIKRILRYIAGTIDLGLWYTHDTNSNLVGFSDADWAGDLDDRKSTTGVCFYLGNNLISWHSRKQNCVSLSTAESEYVAAGSGCTQLLWMKQMIEDYGLKSEPLVMYCDNSSAINISKNLVQHSRTKHIDIRDHFIRDLVEKGLIRMEFFDNNNQLADIFTKALDFDRFSNLRKSLSMCSV